Proteins co-encoded in one Spirosoma endbachense genomic window:
- a CDS encoding hybrid sensor histidine kinase/response regulator: protein MTAESTLNVSVKNDTIRVLLIEDDEDDYMLTRALVSARENGNIKLDWVDSYERGLEALKQNDHDVYLVDYRLGHHTGIHLIQEAFRLGCRAPMILLTGQDDLTVDQSALELGAADYLVKGRIDAQLLGRSIRYALRQASVLAEVAEKENKYRSLFERSIDAIFVADEQLHFQDANPSVERLLGYSRDELRKLNPARLFADLNFLRELRFNVREHGQIKDFETTLISKSGRKRICLISVWAVEDRAGLPEWYQGIVRDITDQKRAQQDLILAEKLTMTGKIARSIAHEVRNPLTNLSLALEQLKDELEMDNEYVTMFTDIIGRNVDRIGQLITEMLNSSKPRELERRRQDFNAVVKATLQLISDRIKLKRMRLEVHFATDDCTALLDREQVKTALLNILVNAVEAMEEGKGMLVVKTYSTEDNRVYVEVMDNGGGITEADRKRLFDPFFTGKSGGMGLGLTATQNIINSHKGSIEVDSQVGQGTTFRLYFPK, encoded by the coding sequence ATGACTGCTGAATCTACTCTCAACGTTTCTGTAAAAAATGATACTATCCGCGTTCTCCTGATTGAAGACGACGAGGACGATTACATGTTAACCCGTGCACTGGTGTCGGCGCGGGAAAATGGAAATATTAAGCTGGACTGGGTCGACAGTTATGAACGGGGGCTGGAAGCGCTAAAACAGAACGACCATGATGTCTACCTGGTCGATTATCGATTAGGGCATCATACCGGGATTCACCTCATTCAGGAAGCTTTTCGATTAGGTTGCCGGGCCCCAATGATTCTGCTGACGGGGCAGGATGATTTGACGGTCGACCAGTCGGCTCTCGAACTCGGTGCCGCCGATTATCTGGTGAAGGGGCGTATCGACGCTCAACTGCTTGGGCGCAGTATTCGCTATGCACTTCGACAGGCCAGCGTTCTGGCCGAGGTTGCCGAGAAGGAAAACAAATACCGGTCACTTTTCGAGCGTTCAATTGATGCGATTTTCGTAGCCGATGAACAACTTCATTTTCAGGATGCTAACCCATCCGTTGAGCGCCTGCTGGGCTACAGCCGCGATGAGCTGCGTAAACTGAACCCCGCCCGGCTTTTTGCCGATCTGAACTTTCTGCGGGAGTTACGCTTCAACGTCCGTGAGCATGGCCAGATCAAGGACTTTGAAACGACACTGATCAGCAAAAGCGGTCGGAAGCGAATTTGCCTGATTTCGGTCTGGGCGGTTGAAGATAGAGCCGGTTTACCCGAATGGTACCAGGGCATTGTCCGCGATATTACGGATCAGAAACGGGCACAACAGGATCTGATTCTGGCCGAGAAGTTGACCATGACCGGCAAAATTGCGCGTAGTATTGCCCACGAGGTCCGTAATCCACTGACCAATTTAAGCCTCGCTCTGGAACAGCTCAAAGATGAGCTGGAGATGGACAATGAGTATGTAACGATGTTTACCGATATTATCGGGCGGAACGTAGATCGCATCGGGCAACTCATCACCGAAATGCTTAACTCCTCCAAACCACGTGAACTCGAACGTCGTCGGCAGGATTTCAACGCAGTTGTAAAGGCAACCCTACAACTTATCAGCGACCGTATTAAACTCAAACGGATGCGGCTTGAGGTGCATTTTGCAACGGATGACTGTACGGCGTTACTGGATAGGGAGCAGGTGAAAACGGCACTGCTTAACATTCTTGTCAACGCGGTTGAAGCGATGGAAGAAGGCAAAGGAATGCTGGTTGTAAAAACCTATAGTACTGAAGATAACCGGGTTTATGTGGAAGTGATGGATAATGGCGGAGGGATTACCGAAGCCGACCGTAAGCGACTATTTGATCCATTTTTTACCGGTAAATCGGGCGGTATGGGCCTTGGTCTGACGGCCACACAGAATATCATCAACAGCCATAAAGGCTCCATTGAAGTGGATAGTCAGGTAGGGCAGGGAACGACCTTCCGGCTGTATTTCCCGAAGTAA
- a CDS encoding NUDIX hydrolase, which produces MNDQLIPEESRSDGAGFLPGLAIDCVIFGFHDNQLKILLLEYRNTSLFALPGGFIREGENVNDASRRVLAERTGLHDIYLEQFYTFGDLNRHDPTPLRAIMAGKGLEPVDSHWLLGRFVTVGYYALVDFTKAVPVPDLLSDSCTWYDLAALPTLMLDHQTIVLKALDTLRADLDRKLIGFNLLPETFTMNDLQSLYETILGQSLHRSSFQRKMLGLSILERLDKQYRGGAHKAPYLYRFISGK; this is translated from the coding sequence ATGAACGATCAACTTATTCCGGAAGAAAGCAGATCAGATGGAGCCGGTTTCTTACCGGGTCTGGCCATCGACTGCGTGATTTTCGGCTTTCATGATAACCAACTGAAAATCTTATTGCTGGAGTATCGAAATACGAGCCTGTTTGCCCTACCGGGTGGTTTTATTCGAGAGGGTGAAAATGTAAATGATGCCTCCAGGCGCGTACTCGCCGAACGAACGGGTTTGCATGATATTTACCTGGAGCAGTTCTATACGTTCGGTGACCTAAACCGTCATGACCCTACCCCTTTACGCGCAATCATGGCAGGCAAGGGTCTGGAACCCGTCGACAGCCATTGGTTGCTGGGCCGATTTGTTACGGTGGGGTACTATGCGCTCGTTGATTTTACAAAGGCAGTGCCTGTTCCGGATTTGCTTTCCGATAGTTGTACCTGGTACGATCTGGCTGCCTTACCTACACTGATGCTCGATCACCAGACTATCGTTTTAAAAGCGCTGGACACGCTGCGAGCTGACCTCGACCGGAAGCTGATTGGCTTCAATTTGCTTCCCGAAACTTTCACGATGAACGACCTCCAAAGTCTCTATGAAACTATTCTGGGGCAGTCGTTGCATCGGTCAAGCTTTCAGCGAAAAATGCTTGGTCTGAGTATTCTGGAGCGGCTCGACAAACAATACAGGGGCGGAGCGCATAAAGCGCCTTACCTATACCGTTTCATTTCAGGAAAATAG
- a CDS encoding carboxylesterase/lipase family protein — translation MKIPFIALLAMQLTVAAIAQSNNEAPQAKTANGTVEGTTEQSGIRSFKGIPFAQPPVGELRWKEPQPAKNWQGVRPAKKFGPRAMQLALFGDMGFRSDGMSEDCLYLNVWTPAKSAKERLPVLVYFYGGGFMAGDGSEPRYDGESMARKGIVTLTVNYRLGLFGFFAHPELTKESPHRASGNYGYLDQNAALRWVQQNIEAFGGDPKKVTIAGESAGSVSVSAQMVSPLSKGLIAGAIGESGSLLGTLPPAPLSEGEKNGVEFATSVGAKSLVDLRAMQADKLLEATAKVPFGRFSATVDGYFFPKPPSQLFAAGEQAHVPLLAGWNSEEMNARVVLGQEKPTPENYTKAVQKLYGEQASEVLKLYSGTTEDEIIQAATDLASDRFIGYSTWKWADIQSKTGGKPVYRYLYSRPRPAMTPEMGNAAPGLAGGVVKSDAPAAKAPPARGAVHSAEIEYAMGNLATNKVYAWTPDDYKVSEVMQNYFANFIKTGNPNGSGLPTWSAVTNGNAVPVMHIDVTTRQEPEQKRGRYLFLDPLYNKQ, via the coding sequence ATGAAAATCCCTTTTATCGCGTTGCTTGCTATGCAGCTAACAGTAGCGGCAATTGCTCAATCAAACAATGAAGCCCCTCAGGCCAAAACCGCCAACGGCACCGTAGAGGGTACTACTGAACAAAGCGGGATTCGCTCATTCAAAGGAATTCCGTTTGCACAACCGCCTGTCGGTGAGTTACGTTGGAAAGAGCCGCAGCCCGCAAAAAACTGGCAGGGAGTTCGTCCTGCTAAAAAATTTGGGCCCCGTGCTATGCAGCTTGCTCTTTTTGGCGATATGGGCTTCCGGTCGGACGGTATGAGCGAAGATTGTCTTTACCTGAATGTATGGACACCCGCCAAATCGGCCAAAGAACGACTACCGGTGTTGGTTTACTTTTATGGGGGTGGCTTTATGGCTGGCGATGGTTCAGAGCCACGCTATGATGGTGAGAGTATGGCCCGTAAAGGCATCGTTACGCTTACCGTGAACTACCGCCTGGGCTTATTTGGGTTCTTTGCCCACCCTGAATTAACAAAAGAATCGCCACATCGGGCATCCGGTAACTATGGCTATCTCGATCAGAATGCTGCTTTGCGTTGGGTACAACAAAATATTGAAGCGTTTGGAGGAGACCCTAAAAAAGTAACGATTGCTGGTGAGTCCGCCGGTTCGGTCTCGGTCAGCGCTCAGATGGTATCACCCTTGTCGAAAGGCCTGATTGCTGGTGCTATTGGTGAAAGCGGTTCACTACTCGGCACATTGCCGCCTGCTCCGCTTTCCGAAGGAGAGAAAAACGGTGTTGAGTTCGCCACGAGTGTCGGGGCAAAATCGCTGGTCGATTTACGGGCGATGCAAGCTGACAAACTGCTCGAAGCAACCGCTAAGGTTCCTTTCGGCCGCTTCTCGGCTACGGTCGATGGATACTTTTTTCCAAAGCCACCATCCCAGCTTTTTGCCGCTGGTGAACAGGCTCATGTTCCATTACTGGCTGGCTGGAATTCGGAGGAAATGAACGCACGGGTTGTGCTGGGACAGGAAAAGCCAACCCCCGAAAACTATACAAAAGCGGTGCAGAAACTGTATGGCGAACAGGCCAGTGAAGTTTTAAAACTATATTCGGGCACAACCGAAGATGAAATCATACAGGCGGCTACTGATCTGGCCAGCGACCGGTTTATTGGCTATAGCACCTGGAAATGGGCTGATATTCAGAGTAAAACGGGCGGAAAACCGGTATATCGTTATCTCTACTCACGCCCAAGACCGGCTATGACACCCGAAATGGGTAATGCGGCCCCAGGTCTGGCGGGTGGTGTTGTCAAGAGCGATGCCCCTGCTGCCAAAGCGCCACCTGCTCGTGGAGCCGTGCATTCGGCGGAGATCGAGTATGCCATGGGCAATCTGGCCACGAACAAAGTATATGCCTGGACACCTGACGATTATAAAGTGTCGGAGGTAATGCAGAACTATTTTGCCAACTTCATAAAAACGGGTAATCCGAACGGTTCTGGTTTGCCAACCTGGTCGGCAGTTACGAATGGAAATGCGGTTCCGGTTATGCACATCGACGTAACAACCCGGCAGGAGCCTGAACAGAAAAGAGGGCGTTATTTATTCCTCGACCCGCTTTACAACAAGCAATAG
- a CDS encoding capsule assembly Wzi family protein, whose product MKTLLSIIFWAAISPLALAQIDSLTLPPRRLTIYDIEVGGLIASGSRTPFWLQANQFGIVPTNSPAGSVRVGISERFQLSTSHLNRSISYGIQAVGNAARTSAVLLPQAYVSLDLGHFSLWGGRKKEIIGLGDSTLSSGFYSWSGNALPITKLQIGTNGFTPLGFTRGLVSVHAFFAHGWFANSDSIQQSYLHQKALYVRIGRPDSRIRLTAGVLHNAQWGGHSAYLPALVAQNGQLPNSFKDYMYVLTAREGSESDSPNLTEFDRVNRVGNHLGSIDFSAEMALGQWQAMAYYQHPFEDKSGVVFVNMPDGLYGLTLKRQPTKSGGFQVRHILLEYFNTMSQSGSLTHTGSRYDGQDDYFNNYQYLDGWAQKQHVIGSPFLSRRADLRPERQNEQPSKRIWAIANNRVQMGHLGLAGTIGQGIQWQTRLSMSLNYGTYRHPFDEPVSQFSGAAWLTWPLTWLGGSELKTAIAIDQGQLYENSVGGWVSIRKTLKTTK is encoded by the coding sequence GTGAAGACATTACTTTCGATCATTTTCTGGGCAGCAATTAGTCCTCTTGCACTAGCGCAGATCGATTCCCTGACTCTGCCACCACGTCGTTTGACGATATACGACATTGAAGTGGGCGGTTTAATTGCATCGGGTAGTCGAACTCCCTTCTGGCTACAGGCGAATCAGTTTGGTATTGTTCCCACCAACAGTCCGGCTGGTTCGGTGCGGGTTGGTATTAGTGAACGCTTCCAATTAAGTACCAGTCATCTTAATCGATCCATTAGTTACGGTATTCAGGCAGTTGGTAATGCCGCCAGAACGTCGGCTGTCCTGTTGCCACAGGCGTATGTATCCCTTGATTTAGGTCATTTTAGCCTGTGGGGTGGGCGCAAAAAAGAAATCATCGGTCTGGGCGATTCAACCTTATCATCTGGCTTTTACTCCTGGTCTGGCAATGCTCTGCCGATTACGAAGCTACAGATCGGCACAAATGGTTTTACGCCACTAGGTTTTACAAGAGGATTGGTTTCAGTTCATGCTTTTTTTGCCCACGGCTGGTTTGCCAATTCTGATTCCATTCAACAATCCTACCTGCATCAGAAAGCCCTGTATGTTCGAATTGGTCGACCCGATTCGCGCATCCGATTAACGGCGGGCGTGTTGCACAATGCACAATGGGGTGGTCACTCTGCGTATCTGCCTGCCCTTGTGGCTCAAAATGGACAGTTACCCAATTCGTTTAAAGACTATATGTATGTGCTGACAGCTCGCGAGGGAAGCGAGTCTGACTCCCCTAATCTAACGGAGTTTGATCGGGTTAATCGCGTTGGTAATCACCTGGGTTCTATTGATTTCAGTGCAGAAATGGCGTTGGGGCAGTGGCAGGCGATGGCCTACTACCAGCATCCGTTTGAAGATAAGTCGGGCGTCGTTTTTGTCAATATGCCGGATGGATTATACGGATTGACACTGAAGCGGCAGCCAACAAAATCGGGAGGCTTTCAGGTACGGCACATTTTGCTCGAATATTTCAATACGATGAGCCAGAGTGGCTCGCTCACCCATACCGGCTCCCGCTACGACGGACAGGATGACTATTTTAACAACTACCAATATCTCGATGGATGGGCACAGAAACAGCATGTGATTGGTAGTCCATTTCTGTCGCGCCGGGCCGACTTGCGGCCCGAACGTCAGAATGAGCAACCGAGCAAGCGAATCTGGGCAATTGCCAACAACCGAGTTCAAATGGGCCACCTGGGATTGGCTGGAACAATTGGACAAGGTATTCAGTGGCAAACTCGCCTGTCGATGAGCCTTAATTATGGGACCTATCGCCATCCTTTCGACGAACCTGTATCGCAGTTTTCGGGCGCAGCCTGGTTAACATGGCCGCTTACCTGGTTAGGCGGTTCTGAACTTAAGACCGCCATTGCAATCGATCAGGGGCAACTGTATGAGAATTCCGTAGGGGGCTGGGTAAGTATTCGGAAAACCTTGAAAACAACCAAATAG